Sequence from the Anaerohalosphaeraceae bacterium genome:
GAATTCATTGCCGGTCTGCTGGCGGCTCTGGACGCCGAACGATTCGAAAAAGTCGAACGGCCCGCATTCGAAGCCAAACTGCAGGAGTTTGCGGTGCGTCTTTCCCGGAGTCGGGACCCGAACGAGCGGGAAGAAATCGAGCGACGGTGGATTGAGTGGATCCAATCGATGGATAAAAGCAGCCCAGTCGAATCCGCCCTTCGGCGGAAGGCGGCGGCGGGTTATGTCTATTCTCTGCTGGACAGGCCGGACAGGCAAAATGTGGACAAAATGATTCGGTTTCTGGAAGCAGAAGTCGAAAAAGGGGAGCCCCTGCTGGGCTATCTGTATGCGCAGGCCCTGTCTTTGAAGGAAGAATACGGCCGGGCTGTACAGGTCTTGTGCGATATCCCTGCGGATTGCCGGAATGCCTCGTTTGATTTGTATATTTTGGAGGCCTTTGCGGAACGGCTGGAAGAATATGAATCATCGGACGGTTCCTTGAAACCGCTGGTTATGAAGCGGGCCGACCAGATTGCCGCCTGCGGGGATGCTTTGAATCGCGGACCTCAGCGGGCCCGCCTGGTATGGGCCCAGATGGCCGCCTCGTCTGTGCAGCTGACGCCGGATGATGAAAAGCGGCTCGAGCAGTATCTGGAGGAGCAGAAAGATTCCGCCGCAGAGCCGATTCTTTGCTGCCGGGCATTTCGGCGGATGCAGCAGGGCCAATGGGCTCAGGCCCTCAGAGAATGGCAGCGCGTCCGAAATGCCTATGAACCGGCTGACAGGGCTCAAAAGGAGCGATCGTGGTCTTGGTGGCGGGCCAAATATTATGAACTCTACTGCAGCGCCCGAATGCCGAATGTTTCCAGTGAGGATATTCGGCATGCCGTCCGAATCCTGGAGACGCTGTATGCCCCGCCTCCCGGGGTTTGGCGGACCCGGCTGGAGGAGTTGGTCCGATAAGAAGCTGTCCAGAAAGGCAACTTTTTGGAGCCAATGAGTCTGCTATATCAAGGGTCCCTGATTTTTTTAAACCAAATATTCAGGTCTTTTGGTGTATATAATATCATTATTTATCTTATTAAAATTATACCAAAAAATAAAAAATGATGTCATAAAACTCCCCGTCTGAGGCCTAAAAGAACAGAGAGAAGCATAGGAGAATTGCCTCTGCGGATGAGATGGTATGGATAAAGCGTACAAGGATTTAGGTGAAGAATTTGTTTTTTTGATGTCCACAAACCAGCGGAAGATTTATTCATACATCTTGGCGGCTGTAGGCAGGCAGTCTATCGCCGATGAAATTATGCAGCAGACTTCCCTGACAATGTGGCGAAATTTTGCCCGCTTTCAAAGAGGCACGAATTTTACCGCCTGGGGGAAAGAAATTGCCAAGTATGAAATTTTTACATAACGAAAAAAG
This genomic interval carries:
- a CDS encoding sigma factor produces the protein MDKAYKDLGEEFVFLMSTNQRKIYSYILAAVGRQSIADEIMQQTSLTMWRNFARFQRGTNFTAWGKEIAKYEIFT